In Candidatus Eisenbacteria bacterium, the genomic window GTACTCGGCGGGCACCTCGTCGCAACGCTGGTAGATCTCTTGCGCGTAGCCCGGCGTCTGATACGTGACGCACCCGGCCAGCACATGGACGAAGGAGAACCCGGGGTATCGAATCGCGTCGCGGACCGTCTGACGCAGATGGGGCAGCATGCCCGCATGCGTGCGCGCGACGTAGCCGCACCCGGAGCTCAGGACCAGGAGCACCGGATTGAGCGGCCGCTCGTCGGGACCCGCCAGTCCCCGGACGCGCTTGAAGTCGACCTCGGTGGTCGGGGACGACTGTCCCTTCGTGAGGCCGTAGATCCCGTTGTCGAGCACGACGTAGGTGAGGTCCACGTTCCGGCGGATCGCGTGCGGGAGATGGCCGAGCCCGATGCTGAATCCGTCACCGTCGCCTCCCACCACGAGCGTGGTGATCTCCGGGCGGGAGAGCTTGAGCCCGGTCGCGATCGGCAGCGCACGGCCGTGGACCGAGTTGAACGCGTACGAGCGTGTGTACCCGGGGAGCCGGCTCGAGCAGCCGATGCCCGAGATCACGGCGAGCCGCTCGGGCGGGATCTCGAGGTCCGCCAGCGCCTGCGTGAGACCCTTGAGCACGCCGAAGTCGCCGCACCCCGTGCACCAGACCGGCTCGAGCGGTGAACGGAAGTCCTTCGCTTTCATCGTTCCTCCCCTTCGAGCAGCCGCTCGAGCTCGCCGATCTGGAGCGGCATGCCGCCGCTCCTCGTGATCGAGCGCGCGCCGCTCAGGTTCGTGATCCCGGCGAGGTACCGGTAGAGCTGGCCCTGGTAGCTCATCTCGAGCACCGCGAGGGAGCCGAGTCGCTCCCGCCAGGCCTCGAACGCCCCGAGCGGGAACGGGTGGAGGATCTCGGGAAGGAACACGCGGTAGTCCTCGTGCCGTCCCAC contains:
- a CDS encoding thiamine pyrophosphate-dependent enzyme gives rise to the protein MKAKDFRSPLEPVWCTGCGDFGVLKGLTQALADLEIPPERLAVISGIGCSSRLPGYTRSYAFNSVHGRALPIATGLKLSRPEITTLVVGGDGDGFSIGLGHLPHAIRRNVDLTYVVLDNGIYGLTKGQSSPTTEVDFKRVRGLAGPDERPLNPVLLVLSSGCGYVARTHAGMLPHLRQTVRDAIRYPGFSFVHVLAGCVTYQTPGYAQEIYQRCDEVPAEYDPSSFQAAMTAACAERFQLGVLYRRDPGDGPLDASEAPGLAGIWQPRPARVSEDAAHEE